One window of the Eucalyptus grandis isolate ANBG69807.140 chromosome 8, ASM1654582v1, whole genome shotgun sequence genome contains the following:
- the LOC104457016 gene encoding protein trichome birefringence-like 11, protein MSKNKPSGCSEMVTHLSVLNKFKRLKSPLEPSFGIVGFLFVAALFIGSCFYLDYSTVTQRLRNTGQSWLRSGRVPLDEAAAGRPRFLDESGGGCDVFDGNWVWDERYPLYESRDCALLDDGFRCSENGRPDSFYTKWRWQPKMCDLPRFDAKMMLERLRNQRVVFVGDSIGRNQWESLLCMLSSALSDKAAVYEVNGRPITKHTGFLVYKFRDFNCTVEYYRSPFLVAQGRAPAGSPEDVKITLKLDQIDWTSKQWADADVLVLNTGHWWNYEKTVRVGSYFQVGNEVKMNMTVEDAYRRSLETVLDWISAHVNMSKSQVYFRSYAPVHFRGGDWKSGGTCHLETLPDLGSSPVSLVHLKILTDLLTDRSNQTVKNNLHVLNITAMTARRKDGHSSLYYLGPKLGPAPLHRQDCSHWCLPGVPDVWNELLYAFFLKGDSVRSRNLTNAS, encoded by the exons ATGTCCAAGAACAAACCATCAGGGTGCTCAGAAATGGTGACCCACTTGAGCGTACTGAACAAATTTAAGCGCCTGAAGAGCCCTCTTGAGCCTTCTTTCGGAATAGTTGGGTTCCTCTTTGTCGCCGCCCTCTTCATCGGCTCTTGCTTTTACTTGGACTACAGCACAGTGACTCAGAGGCTACGGAACACAGGGCAGTCCTGGCTCCGTAGCGGCCGGGTGCCGCTGGATGAGGCGGCCGCTGGGCGGCCCAGGTTTCTTGACGAGAGCGGTGGCGGTTGTGACGTGTTTGATGGGAATTGGGTGTGGGACGAGAGGTATCCTCTGTATGAGAGCAGAGATTGTGCCTTGTTAGATGATGGTTTCAGATGTTCTGAGAATGGTAGGCCTGATAGTTTCTACACCAAGTGGAGATGGCAACCCAAGATGTGTGACTTGCCCAG ATTTGATGCAAAGATGATGCTGGAAAGGTTGCGCAACCAAAGGGTCGTGTTTGTTGGTGACTCAATTGGTCGGAACCAATGGGAATCCCTACTCTGCATGCTCTCGTCTGCTCTTTCGGATAAGGCTGCAGTCTACGAAGTGAATGGTAGACCAATCACTAAGCACACTGGATTCTTGGTATACAAGTTCAGAGACTTCAACTGCACAGTTGAATATTACAGATCCCCATTTCTAGTGGCGCAAGGCCGAGCTCCGGCTGGATCTCCAGAAGACGTGAAGATTACCCTGAAGTTGGATCAGATTGACTGGACTTCTAAACAGTGGGCAGATGCTGATGTGCTGGTTCTCAATACTGGGCATTGGTGGAATTATGAGAAGACTGTACGCGT GGGCTCTTACTTCCAGGTTGGAAATGAGGTTAAGATGAATATGACTGTTGAAGATGCATATCGGAGATCGCTAGAGACAGTACTTGACTGGATCAGTGCTCATGTGAATATGAGCAAAAGTCAGGTCTACTTTCGATCCTATGCACCTGTACATTTTAG AGGTGGAGACTGGAAGTCTGGAGGAACATGTCACTTGGAGACTCTACCCGATTTGGGCTCCTCCCCAGTTTCGTTGGTCCATCTGAAAATTCTTACTGATTTGTTAACTGATCGGTCCAACCAAACGGTAAAGAATAACCTTCACGTGCTGAATATCACAGCTATGACAGCGCGCAGAAAAGATGGCCATTCCTCTTTGTATTACCTGGGGCCTAAGTTGGGTCCTGCTCCGCTCCATAGGCAGGATTGTAGCCATTGGTGCTTGCCTGGTGTTCCGGACGTGTGGAATGAGCTTCTTTATGCTTTTTTCCTCAAGGGTGACTCTGTGCGGTCACGAAATTTGACCAATGCCTCATGA